GTACGTCGGTGAAACGATTACGTCAACTCAGCGATGGAAAGGCGAACACGACTGCAAACGCTACCTGATGCAGTACCGACAAGCCCACTATCAACATGACCTAAGCTCAACCCTCGGCATCGCCTTTTACCGCAATGCCCCCACCGGAACGCGCGATCGCCAAACGTTAGAATCTGCCTTGATTCGCAAATGGCGATCGCCCTTTAATAAAGAAAACTGGACGTTTTGGAACACGCCCTTCGTCGGGGGCAAGCTTTAGTCATCCTTAACCTAAACCCGCTCCCTGCATCACTGCATCACCACGCCGATACAGTTCCCGCGCATAGTCCGTCCAGATGCCCTGTCCCCAATACCGGAAGCAACTTGTTTCCAATAACAGAACGTACAGCAACCCTTCGAGATAATCCAATCGCTGCGTTACCCCCGGATCTCGCTGCACCTGGGCGTCAAACACCTCATGGAACCGCGCACTGAGCTGATTCATCGGTTCCAGCACGTTTTCATAGCCCCGCACCCAGCTTAAGTCATTAGTCCAGGAGGCTCCATCCATGTGGAAACGGTGATCCGTTTCCTGAAGATGCTGAATAGCCTTGGCGACTGCTTCCGGTGTAACGTGATCCCGATCGACCTGTTGCCAAATCTTGTGCTGTCCCACCGCCTGACACACAGGATAATCCTCTGGCTTCACGCCTGCCGCTTCAATCAGTTCAATGTATTCCGTCCCGTTAATTCCCGTCACGCCCGTTTGGCTGCGTCCGTTGGGCTGAAGGTCGTACCACACAGGCTGAAAATCGCGCGGAAACTCGTTCATCATCACGCCGCCATTTTCACCATCGGCAATCTGGGTGACGCAACTGGGAACCTCCACCGATCCGATCCGCTGGCGTCCGCGTCCTTTGGCTTCGTGGTAGGGCTGCATTTGGGCGACTAGCTTGGTATCCGATCCCTGGGTTTTGATGAGAACGGTCATGCTAATCGTTTCCCCGTGGGAGTTTCGGGCGACTAGGCGATTGGGAATATATTTATCGTCATGGTGCAGGCCGGAACCATCTAAGCGCTCAACGGAATGCTCCTGCACCATCAGCCAGCGATAGCCACACTCCTTCAGCGCTTTCAGATATTCGTACAGCGTATCAGGATGGTTGGGCAGATGCATTTCCGGTGGCGAAAAGCCCTTAACGCGACTGAGGGCTTCATAGCCAAAGGTGGCCGCAAAGTAGTGCTGCCACGCCTGAATTTGGAGCTTCAAATCGGGGATCGGCGTGGAGGGGGCAACGGAATGGCTCCACATCGTTCCCAGCCATTCGACGTGGGGATAGTACTGGCGATCGCACGTAATCCGCTTCAGATTATTGATCACGTCGTCGCGTCCCATCTGCTGCAAGCCCCACAGCAAATTGCCAGAATAGTCCAGCATGATCCGGGGATTGCACCCATTCGCCACCAGTTCAGGAATAAAATCTCCCATGCGGCTGTAGCACCAGGCGAATATGCCAGCATTGTGGTTGTCGCCGTCGTGGGGATGCTCGAACATATGCTGCAAATTGCAGATCAGTTCTCCGTTTGCGCCAGCAGGAATCGTAGGTTGGTGCATGTGGAGCGCACAGGCAAACCCTGCCGAAATTTGGTTAATGTCTAAGTTCGTAACCGGAAGCGCAACGGGATCAGAACTCTGGGTAATCGTCGCGATCTCAGCCTCCCAACCACAGATATTGGGCAATCCGTTTCGCCACGGACTTAAAGTAGGCAGTTGGGACGGAGAAACAGAAGCAATCATGGCGGGTTCCTATGAACGGTGGGCAGGAGCATATCTTCACTCTGGACTTGCGCCTGAGCGATCGCACACTCCTCTGCATTTTCAAGGGTGCGGGCGATAGTACACTTCCTTTTTAAGATGGATTTAACTTCTTTAGCACTTCATGTTTGAATAGGAGCATTACAAATGAACTTTTATGAAGAGGAAGGCTGGGATGTACATCGTACAGATTGCTTCTGAATGCGCTCCCGTCATCAAAGCGGGCGGATTGGGCGATGTGGTCTATGGACTCAGCCGTGAGTTAGAAACCCGGGGTCACTGCGTCGAAATCATTCTGCCCAAGTATGACTGCATGCGGTACGACCACATTTGGGGACTGCATGATGCGTATCGGGATCTGTGGGTACCCTGGTACGGTGGCGCGATTCATTGCTCGGTCTACTGCGGATGGGTACACGGTCGCCTCTGTTTCTTTATCGAACCCCATTCTGAGGATAACTTCTTCAATCGAGGGCATTTCTATGGATCAAACGATGACAACATGCGCTTTGCCTTCTTTAGCAAGGCCGCCATGGAATTCCTCCACGTCAGCAATAAGCGTCCCGACATTATCCACTGTCATGATTGGCAGACGGGGTTAGTTCCGGTATTGCTGTACGAAATCTATAAATGGCACGGTATGGCTCATCAGCGGGTGTGCTATACCATCCACAACTTCAAGCACCAAGGGATTGCGGGAGTTGAGGTGCTGTGGGGGACGGGACTAAACAACGAAGCCTACTATTTCAACTACGAACGGTTGATGGATAACTTCAATCCCTTTGTGATCAACATGATGAAGGCGGGGATTGTTTACTCAAACCATGTGAACACCGTATCACCACACCATGCCTGGGAAGCTCGGTTTGGCGATGTCAGCTATGGCTTGGGACACACCCTAGAACTCCATCAGCACAAGTTCTCCGGCATTTTAAATGGTGTGGACTATGACGTATGGAACCCAGAGATTGATAAATATATTCCCTATCCATTCACAGCGGATGATTTTGAAACGAAGGCGCTGAATAAAAAAGAGTTTCGCGATCGCTTTAAATTGGAACACAACGACAAACCACTGGTGGTCTACATTGGGCGATTGGATGCCCAAAAAGGGATGCACTTGGTTCACCACGCGATCTACTATGCCCTCGATAAAGGCTCACAGTTTGCCCTCCTAGGATCGGCGACAGAGAAGGCGATCAACGACTGGTTCTGGCATGAGAAGATTCATCTCATCAGCAACCCCGATTGCCATCTGGAAATTGGGTTTAATGAGGAGCTATCTCACCTGATTTACGCGGCGGCGGATATTATCGTTGTTCCCAGCAACTTTGAACCCTGCGGCTTAACTCAAATGATTGGGTTGAAGTACGGTGCGGTTCCGGTGGTGCGCGGTGTTGGTGGCCTTGTCAACACAGTGTTTGATTGGGATTACGATACGGAACATCCCGTTGAAGAACGCAACGGCTTTGTGTTCTATGAGCAGGATAACTATGCCCTGGAATCTGCCCTAGGTCGAGCGTTGGATCTGTGGTATCAGTCGCCGGAGTTGTTTAAGCAATTGGCGATGCAAGGGATGCGGTGTGACTACTCTTGGAATAAGCCCGGTGCAGAGTATGTAGAACTCTTTGAGCGTATTCGTCATAAGTGGTAGATTCGCAGGTCTCTTTCGCGGGCATTGCCCGCGAACAGAGGCTATGTGTGAGAGCCTTGAAGGATTTTTTGAATGAGCTCCGTTAGTTCTTTGAGTTTGATGGGTTTTGATACGTAATGGTTTGCTCCGGCCTCCAGGCAGCGATCGCGATCGCCCGACATGGTGAACGCGGTCAGTGTAATGATCGGGATATGGGACGTTTTGGCGTCTGCGCGTAGCCGACGGGTCGCCTCCAATCCGTCTATTCCCGGCATTTGTACATCCATGAGAATCAAATCAGGATTGTGAGACTGGGCTTGGGCGATCGCCTCCTCCCCGTTCTGAGCCGTGACCAAGTGATATCCACGGGTGCTGAGATAGCTAGAAATGGTAATTTCATTCATCTCATTATCTTCGGCAAGTAGGATTAATGGCGGTTCAGTCTCTACTCCATGGGGATTACAGGTACCTTGAGTGCTGGCAAGTGATGATAGCGGATTAGAGGGCGTCAGCTTTTGGA
This genomic window from Synechococcales cyanobacterium T60_A2020_003 contains:
- a CDS encoding glycosyl hydrolase family 57 translates to MIASVSPSQLPTLSPWRNGLPNICGWEAEIATITQSSDPVALPVTNLDINQISAGFACALHMHQPTIPAGANGELICNLQHMFEHPHDGDNHNAGIFAWCYSRMGDFIPELVANGCNPRIMLDYSGNLLWGLQQMGRDDVINNLKRITCDRQYYPHVEWLGTMWSHSVAPSTPIPDLKLQIQAWQHYFAATFGYEALSRVKGFSPPEMHLPNHPDTLYEYLKALKECGYRWLMVQEHSVERLDGSGLHHDDKYIPNRLVARNSHGETISMTVLIKTQGSDTKLVAQMQPYHEAKGRGRQRIGSVEVPSCVTQIADGENGGVMMNEFPRDFQPVWYDLQPNGRSQTGVTGINGTEYIELIEAAGVKPEDYPVCQAVGQHKIWQQVDRDHVTPEAVAKAIQHLQETDHRFHMDGASWTNDLSWVRGYENVLEPMNQLSARFHEVFDAQVQRDPGVTQRLDYLEGLLYVLLLETSCFRYWGQGIWTDYARELYRRGDAVMQGAGLG
- the glgA gene encoding glycogen synthase GlgA yields the protein MYIVQIASECAPVIKAGGLGDVVYGLSRELETRGHCVEIILPKYDCMRYDHIWGLHDAYRDLWVPWYGGAIHCSVYCGWVHGRLCFFIEPHSEDNFFNRGHFYGSNDDNMRFAFFSKAAMEFLHVSNKRPDIIHCHDWQTGLVPVLLYEIYKWHGMAHQRVCYTIHNFKHQGIAGVEVLWGTGLNNEAYYFNYERLMDNFNPFVINMMKAGIVYSNHVNTVSPHHAWEARFGDVSYGLGHTLELHQHKFSGILNGVDYDVWNPEIDKYIPYPFTADDFETKALNKKEFRDRFKLEHNDKPLVVYIGRLDAQKGMHLVHHAIYYALDKGSQFALLGSATEKAINDWFWHEKIHLISNPDCHLEIGFNEELSHLIYAAADIIVVPSNFEPCGLTQMIGLKYGAVPVVRGVGGLVNTVFDWDYDTEHPVEERNGFVFYEQDNYALESALGRALDLWYQSPELFKQLAMQGMRCDYSWNKPGAEYVELFERIRHKW